One Methanocaldococcus infernus ME DNA segment encodes these proteins:
- a CDS encoding nitrogenase component 1, with product MASENFKITPYKVTLKKDGLPRCGTRSTPGVITQRSCVYYGARWILAPIKNSIHIIHSPIGCAYYGATVRKKTYTIASSDISEIEIIYGGEKKLKKAILEAARELKGEVIFVYLTCPTALNGDNIEAVCREAEEILKIPVIPVYSPGFAGCSQAKGHEIGMKALFRLIDRNVDSAKELIKKKRRYKFYKISKDEELTVNIIGEFNVSHDLEVIKELLSKLGIRVICTFTGDCDLKSMSESKKAKLNLVHCRSTGKYIANYMEEKYGIPQMKVSFFGISNTQKSLLEIGKFFNIEERAVEVIKEEYNKIKEELKFYLEKLEGKKVGMFMGGSKIGLLSAAFRDIGMEPIIIGSQFGSLEDYLEAYINAEDNTILVDDASNVDLQIMMENKKPDIFIGGTKEKFLALKLGIPFLSFPQDNYPFTGFTGFLNFAREVYKAIYHPIWKLIKFEIN from the coding sequence ATGGCCTCTGAAAATTTTAAGATAACTCCTTACAAGGTGACATTAAAAAAGGATGGCTTACCAAGGTGTGGAACAAGGTCTACTCCAGGGGTTATAACACAGAGGAGCTGTGTCTATTATGGAGCAAGGTGGATCTTAGCTCCTATAAAGAATAGTATTCATATTATTCATAGCCCTATAGGTTGTGCATACTATGGAGCAACTGTTAGGAAAAAAACTTACACAATAGCAAGCTCTGACATAAGTGAGATTGAAATTATCTATGGAGGAGAGAAAAAGTTAAAAAAAGCTATTTTAGAGGCTGCAAGAGAACTTAAGGGAGAGGTTATTTTTGTTTATTTGACATGTCCAACAGCATTAAATGGAGATAATATAGAGGCTGTATGTAGAGAAGCTGAAGAGATTTTAAAAATTCCTGTAATTCCTGTCTATTCTCCTGGCTTTGCTGGCTGTTCCCAAGCTAAAGGGCATGAAATAGGGATGAAAGCTTTATTTAGGCTAATTGATAGAAATGTAGATAGTGCTAAAGAGTTAATAAAGAAAAAGAGAAGATACAAGTTTTATAAGATTTCAAAGGATGAGGAATTAACAGTAAATATTATTGGAGAGTTTAATGTTTCCCATGACTTGGAAGTGATAAAAGAGTTACTAAGTAAGTTAGGGATAAGGGTTATTTGCACCTTTACAGGAGATTGTGATCTTAAGAGCATGTCAGAGTCTAAGAAGGCTAAGTTAAACTTGGTTCATTGTAGGTCAACTGGGAAATATATAGCTAACTATATGGAAGAGAAGTATGGGATTCCTCAAATGAAGGTTTCATTTTTTGGAATCTCTAACACTCAAAAGTCCCTATTGGAGATAGGAAAGTTTTTTAATATTGAGGAGAGAGCTGTAGAAGTGATAAAAGAGGAATACAACAAAATTAAAGAAGAGCTTAAATTTTACTTAGAGAAGCTTGAGGGTAAGAAAGTTGGCATGTTCATGGGAGGGTCAAAGATTGGCTTACTTTCAGCAGCTTTTAGGGATATAGGGATGGAGCCAATCATTATAGGCTCTCAATTTGGAAGCTTAGAGGATTACTTAGAGGCTTATATAAATGCTGAAGATAACACAATTTTGGTAGATGATGCCTCTAATGTAGATTTACAGATAATGATGGAAAACAAAAAGCCAGACATCTTTATAGGAGGGACTAAAGAGAAGTTCTTAGCCCTTAAATTAGGAATTCCTTTCTTATCCTTTCCACAGGATAACTATCCATTCACTGGCTTCACT